The Brachyspira aalborgi genome has a segment encoding these proteins:
- the saoT gene encoding thioredoxin-like (seleno)protein SaoT has protein sequence MSKMLVEFINTCSTCDGYSSYLNELYNQYRDKIELKIYYAGKDFDYIQKYGIIDRGTLIINGKNRYEILNKKLIEKEIKAAIENINN, from the coding sequence ATGTCTAAAATGTTAGTTGAATTTATAAATACATGTTCGACTTGCGATGGTTATTCTTCATATTTAAATGAACTTTATAATCAATATAGGGATAAAATAGAATTAAAAATATATTATGCTGGTAAAGATTTTGATTATATACAAAAATATGGAATTATAGATAGAGGAACATTAATAATAAACGGAAAAAATAGATACGAGATTTTAAATAAAAAACTTATAGAAAAAGAAATAAAAGCGGCTATAGAAAATATAAATAATTAG
- the saoB gene encoding ABC transporter substrate-binding (seleno)protein SaoB: MRYLKNIIIFTMFTVILIIIGCNKNANSDNSASYIMTNKIIIACGTDASGMLMSYILKNKNTNIELSNFDYTELMDCCGAQAEFAFMSGKVDMAILCPDASAKFLGVDTNYFIVDSIVRGSNILVYFDESYENIEPENIGYMNKRLLQESILKSVYPNASYYPMLSTALPYALEKKEVDAIFTDIILALKIKNAKFKMINTDKVDYYLVASKKLKGSDTLNNFIKAYNNAVDDIQNDNILSDMIGSYLGISDAKGETDLWKKMKVRFNKIKTKL; this comes from the coding sequence ATGAGATACTTAAAAAATATTATTATATTTACAATGTTTACCGTTATTTTAATAATTATCGGTTGCAATAAAAACGCTAATTCCGATAATTCGGCTTCTTATATTATGACTAATAAAATAATTATAGCTTGCGGAACGGACGCTTCGGGTATGCTGATGTCGTATATTTTGAAAAATAAAAATACAAATATAGAATTGTCTAATTTCGATTATACGGAGCTTATGGATTGTTGCGGCGCTCAAGCCGAATTTGCATTTATGTCTGGTAAAGTCGATATGGCGATTCTATGTCCAGATGCATCCGCAAAATTTTTGGGAGTGGACACTAATTATTTTATAGTAGATTCTATAGTTAGAGGCTCAAATATATTGGTTTATTTTGACGAAAGTTATGAAAATATAGAACCTGAAAATATAGGATATATGAATAAAAGGCTATTGCAAGAATCTATTTTAAAATCCGTATATCCTAATGCGTCTTACTATCCAATGCTTTCTACCGCTTTGCCTTATGCGTTGGAGAAAAAAGAAGTTGACGCCATATTTACCGATATAATTTTAGCTTTAAAAATTAAAAACGCTAAATTTAAAATGATAAATACGGATAAAGTAGATTATTATTTAGTAGCTTCAAAAAAATTAAAAGGCTCAGATACGCTTAATAATTTTATTAAAGCTTATAATAACGCCGTTGACGATATTCAAAACGATAATATTTTATCGGATATGATAGGCAGTTATTTAGGAATTTCTGATGCTAAAGGAGAAACTGATTTATGGAAGAAAATGAAAGTTCGATTCAACAAAATAAAAACAAAACTATAA
- a CDS encoding ABC transporter substrate-binding protein → MKLQKLLFLFISIQAILIPQTLDISKLDFKYYQKFKGQNMILNVYNWGEYISDGSDDSININKEFEELTGIKVNYSTFASNEELYVKLKLGGIAYDIIIPSDYMIAKLIKENLIQKLNYKNIPAYTNIQPRFYKEIYDPNGEYSVAYTWGVNGIIYNKKLVDEEKIDWDILFNKKYAGKILMYYNPRDAFGVAQAYLNYSLNTTKESELRECARILKEQKPLVQAYVMDEIYDKMESEEAAIGVYYAGDSLTMIDNNDNLNFVIPPKGANLFVDALCIPENAQNIEAAELYINFLCEGEVALANIEYINYASPNNAALKIMSEETKNNKIIYTPNEILDNCEVYITLPEETNLLMEELWNEILSNDIAYRGWVVPLSLAIVVALCIVIIVLRKKKKRVI, encoded by the coding sequence ATGAAACTACAAAAATTATTATTCTTATTTATTTCAATTCAAGCTATTTTAATTCCGCAAACTTTGGATATAAGCAAATTAGATTTTAAATATTATCAAAAGTTTAAAGGGCAGAATATGATTCTAAATGTTTATAATTGGGGAGAATATATTTCTGACGGTTCGGATGATTCTATAAATATTAATAAAGAATTTGAAGAGCTTACGGGAATAAAAGTTAATTATTCTACTTTTGCCTCAAATGAAGAGCTTTATGTAAAATTAAAATTGGGAGGAATAGCTTACGATATAATAATTCCATCCGATTATATGATAGCAAAACTTATTAAAGAAAATTTGATTCAAAAATTAAATTATAAAAATATTCCCGCTTATACGAATATTCAACCGAGATTTTATAAAGAGATTTATGACCCGAACGGCGAATATTCTGTAGCTTATACTTGGGGCGTGAATGGAATAATTTATAATAAAAAATTGGTTGATGAAGAAAAAATAGATTGGGATATTCTTTTTAATAAAAAATATGCGGGAAAAATTCTTATGTATTATAATCCGAGAGACGCTTTTGGAGTCGCTCAAGCTTATTTAAATTATTCTTTAAATACTACAAAAGAAAGCGAATTAAGAGAATGCGCAAGAATTTTAAAAGAGCAAAAACCTTTAGTGCAAGCTTATGTTATGGATGAGATTTACGATAAAATGGAATCGGAAGAAGCGGCTATTGGCGTTTATTATGCGGGAGATTCTTTGACTATGATTGATAATAACGATAATTTGAATTTCGTTATTCCTCCAAAAGGCGCTAATCTTTTTGTGGACGCTTTATGCATTCCCGAAAACGCTCAAAATATTGAAGCTGCCGAACTTTACATTAATTTTTTATGCGAAGGCGAGGTTGCATTGGCAAATATTGAATATATTAATTACGCTTCGCCGAATAACGCAGCTTTAAAGATAATGAGCGAAGAGACGAAAAATAATAAAATAATTTATACTCCAAATGAGATACTTGATAATTGCGAAGTTTATATAACTTTGCCCGAAGAGACTAATCTTTTAATGGAAGAACTTTGGAATGAAATTTTATCAAACGACATTGCATATAGAGGTTGGGTTGTTCCTTTATCTTTGGCAATCGTAGTGGCTTTATGTATCGTTATAATTGTGTTGAGAAAGAAGAAAAAGAGAGTAATTTAA
- a CDS encoding AtpZ/AtpI family protein, giving the protein MKNKNLKNGIKYASLGIEFASMILGLAFVGHYIDKKLNSSPLFIIVGIFFGFISGIYRLYKISKIIGRNDKN; this is encoded by the coding sequence ATGAAAAATAAAAACTTAAAAAACGGAATAAAATACGCTTCTCTTGGAATCGAATTTGCAAGTATGATATTAGGACTCGCATTTGTAGGACATTATATTGATAAAAAATTAAATAGCTCGCCTTTGTTTATTATAGTCGGAATATTTTTCGGTTTTATTTCGGGAATATACAGACTTTATAAAATTTCTAAAATTATTGGCAGAAACGATAAAAATTAA
- a CDS encoding N-acetylmuramoyl-L-alanine amidase family protein, which produces MKNRNHFIIFSVVIIILIIVGFVSVIVTADNNIKKESEAKKNDNSIRKNIKPKNNKIKILIDPGHNAATKGSVGWLGYEYYMTLRLAKQLTGILDEDNRFEYFLSRDGDYYSSQIKEYMTNNYQKLLGIYETKIRRDIKLENLTRYQTIELYAIRNYAIDNNYDLLLSLHFDYMPYTNRRAKTEGFHVIVSPYNGEFNVSMQIANRISQRMQENYKISPTIALDRYIPQSVWNFYDRDNLLKEGISIRGLIVLGDEFEFEYNKKTFKKDVPSVMVEAGFIHDWKLGGNKALKEISQKIYEALKDIYIN; this is translated from the coding sequence ATGAAAAATAGAAATCATTTTATAATTTTTTCAGTAGTTATTATTATCTTAATAATAGTAGGTTTTGTATCGGTAATAGTCACGGCAGATAATAATATAAAAAAAGAAAGCGAAGCTAAAAAAAACGATAATTCTATCAGAAAAAATATTAAGCCTAAAAATAATAAAATTAAAATATTGATAGACCCTGGACATAACGCAGCCACTAAAGGAAGCGTAGGTTGGCTTGGATACGAATATTATATGACTTTAAGATTGGCAAAACAATTAACGGGAATACTTGACGAAGATAATCGATTTGAATATTTTTTAAGCAGAGACGGAGATTATTATTCAAGTCAGATAAAAGAATATATGACTAATAATTATCAAAAACTTTTGGGAATATATGAAACAAAAATTAGAAGAGATATCAAATTAGAAAATTTAACGAGATATCAAACTATTGAATTATACGCTATTAGAAATTATGCTATTGATAATAATTACGATTTATTATTAAGTTTGCATTTTGATTATATGCCTTATACAAATAGAAGAGCAAAAACCGAAGGCTTTCATGTTATAGTAAGTCCTTATAACGGAGAGTTTAATGTTTCAATGCAAATAGCGAATAGGATATCTCAAAGAATGCAAGAAAATTATAAAATCTCTCCGACTATAGCTTTAGACAGATATATTCCACAATCCGTATGGAATTTTTATGACAGAGATAATTTATTAAAAGAAGGAATATCAATAAGAGGTTTAATAGTTTTGGGAGACGAGTTTGAATTTGAATATAATAAAAAAACTTTTAAAAAAGATGTTCCTTCCGTTATGGTTGAAGCGGGTTTTATTCATGATTGGAAACTTGGAGGAAATAAAGCCTTAAAAGAAATATCTCAAAAAATATACGAAGCTTTGAAAGACATATATATTAATTAA
- the saoX gene encoding ABC transporter substrate-binding subunit SaoX — MRLLKRKFWEVQRVFAVLTIALFSIFAIVSCAKEEGGSENAIPQDVQSLVSGYNLEPLSKEDSDYVINLGYYDCDHMTAACVGEDTGIFKALGLKVSVTGNGNVPEAMSAGKMDVAYASFNTTLNAVKNKVPLFIAAENHTGGAEYFVVAKNINKPEDLLSKRISMGANAETENLNWAEWSADLNIPRDTKYYENFSMSDSDSYFAFKLGKLDGYGACDPWGSMAEYEDTGKILVRQNTDREIDGHGTCCKICMNYNFAKAHPKLAERILLAHAISVEYMYLHPYKAAEIFAKNYNVPLEVGLMTLWKKLNEEGRTITWKLNREYVYNQMKTMRRLGVRNDINQLNIDDYIDLSYFNNSGAKDFDKFIEEEVNPIFPLGMSYEEWRAKAVEVDNIIEKTGV, encoded by the coding sequence ATGAGACTTTTAAAAAGAAAATTTTGGGAAGTCCAAAGAGTTTTCGCTGTTTTAACGATTGCATTATTTAGTATTTTTGCAATCGTATCATGCGCAAAAGAAGAAGGCGGTAGCGAAAATGCTATTCCGCAAGATGTTCAAAGTTTGGTTTCGGGATATAATCTTGAGCCTTTAAGTAAAGAAGATAGCGATTATGTTATCAATTTAGGTTATTATGACTGCGACCATATGACGGCGGCTTGCGTGGGAGAAGATACGGGTATATTTAAAGCTTTGGGCTTAAAAGTATCCGTTACGGGAAACGGTAATGTTCCCGAAGCTATGAGCGCGGGAAAAATGGATGTGGCTTACGCTTCTTTTAATACCACTTTAAATGCGGTAAAAAATAAAGTTCCGCTCTTTATAGCGGCTGAAAATCATACTGGAGGAGCGGAATATTTTGTAGTCGCTAAAAATATAAATAAGCCTGAAGATTTATTAAGTAAAAGAATTTCTATGGGAGCTAATGCCGAAACGGAAAATTTAAATTGGGCTGAATGGAGCGCAGATTTGAATATTCCGAGAGATACAAAATATTATGAAAATTTTTCAATGAGCGATTCCGATTCTTATTTTGCTTTTAAGTTGGGAAAGTTGGACGGTTATGGAGCTTGCGACCCTTGGGGTTCTATGGCAGAATATGAAGATACGGGAAAAATATTAGTAAGACAAAATACCGATAGAGAAATAGACGGACATGGCACTTGTTGTAAAATATGTATGAATTATAATTTTGCAAAAGCTCATCCTAAATTAGCCGAAAGAATATTACTCGCCCATGCTATATCTGTAGAATATATGTATTTGCATCCTTATAAAGCCGCTGAAATATTTGCAAAAAACTATAATGTTCCTTTAGAAGTAGGGCTTATGACTTTATGGAAAAAATTGAACGAAGAAGGCAGAACTATTACATGGAAATTAAATAGAGAATATGTTTATAATCAAATGAAAACAATGAGACGATTAGGAGTGAGAAACGATATTAATCAGTTAAATATAGACGATTACATTGATTTATCATATTTTAACAACTCTGGCGCTAAAGACTTCGATAAATTTATAGAAGAAGAAGTTAACCCAATATTTCCTTTAGGTATGAGTTATGAGGAATGGAGAGCTAAAGCCGTTGAGGTAGATAATATAATTGAAAAAACTGGAGTTTAA
- a CDS encoding M23 family metallopeptidase, with protein sequence MYKNKKKKRNYKYITKEKSESSKRFDRFAKFLKHRLYFMFIPHSKKKTITLSLPVYAIIILVIIISGALLVTFSFLTKNTIIANKIEILSGSYNDKLEEIDSLEILFNSLVTNDYYRADMLNLVNNLKANDIKNHNADLTNYDFEEKTAIINARAEEFEKLKSYLEELKVNVNSKNSALESVPSILPIDSRYAVISIPYQKDSLISKGIGFETIAGTVIRSTATGTVNNIYYDNNKGFTIVIYHKFGIITTYRGLATSFVSEDKDLKKGEIIGNAKTGVFEYELKLASENVNPLIFTSLN encoded by the coding sequence ATGTATAAGAATAAAAAGAAAAAAAGAAATTATAAATATATAACAAAAGAAAAATCAGAGTCTTCTAAAAGATTTGATAGATTTGCAAAATTTCTTAAACATAGACTTTATTTTATGTTTATTCCGCATTCAAAAAAGAAAACGATTACTCTATCTCTGCCCGTTTACGCGATTATTATTCTTGTAATTATTATATCTGGAGCTTTGCTTGTAACTTTTTCTTTTTTAACTAAAAACACTATAATAGCGAATAAAATAGAAATATTATCGGGAAGCTATAACGATAAACTTGAAGAGATAGATTCTTTAGAAATTTTATTTAATTCTCTTGTTACGAACGATTATTATAGAGCGGATATGCTTAATTTAGTTAATAATTTGAAAGCTAACGATATTAAAAACCATAATGCCGATTTGACTAATTATGATTTTGAAGAAAAAACCGCTATTATAAACGCAAGAGCTGAAGAATTTGAAAAGTTAAAAAGTTATTTGGAAGAATTGAAAGTTAATGTAAATTCAAAAAATAGCGCTTTAGAATCCGTTCCGTCAATTTTGCCTATAGATTCTAGATATGCGGTAATATCGATACCTTATCAAAAAGATTCTTTAATATCTAAAGGCATAGGATTTGAAACTATAGCTGGAACTGTGATAAGAAGCACCGCCACTGGAACGGTTAATAACATATATTACGATAATAACAAAGGTTTTACGATTGTAATTTATCATAAATTTGGAATAATAACGACTTACAGAGGGCTTGCAACCTCTTTTGTGTCGGAAGATAAGGATTTAAAAAAAGGAGAGATTATAGGAAATGCAAAAACGGGAGTATTTGAATACGAATTAAAATTGGCTTCGGAAAATGTTAATCCTTTAATCTTTACATCTTTAAATTAA
- the saoC gene encoding Cys-Cys-COOH (seleno)protein SaoC: MRNLLFIILGIFIVCCKYNNKNNKENLDGIKNIELYKEYLNKYNDKEILTFLEGDFSGDNISDLIIIYRESNNSNKLIGIYTDEKGKILITNPIPAPIENYIIKFYNIDEIEPCEFLVSGQKGANIGFAVYRLENGEFISLFESGMERCC, encoded by the coding sequence ATGAGAAATCTATTATTTATAATATTAGGCATATTTATTGTGTGTTGCAAATATAATAATAAAAACAATAAAGAGAATTTGGATGGCATAAAAAATATAGAATTATATAAAGAATATTTGAATAAGTATAACGATAAAGAAATATTAACTTTTTTAGAAGGAGATTTTAGCGGAGATAATATATCCGATTTAATTATTATATACAGAGAATCGAATAATTCAAATAAATTAATAGGAATATATACGGATGAAAAAGGAAAAATACTTATAACAAATCCTATACCTGCGCCTATAGAAAACTATATTATTAAATTCTACAATATAGACGAAATTGAACCTTGCGAGTTTTTGGTTTCAGGACAGAAAGGAGCTAATATAGGTTTTGCGGTATATAGACTTGAAAACGGAGAGTTTATTAGTTTATTTGAAAGCGGAATGGAAAGATGTTGCTAA
- the saoE gene encoding efflux transporter SaoE: protein MVMHFLYVFWDFLVISSEWIIISLILSGIIHAFIKPQKLQKQIGNKKISSIIKTTISGCLLPICSCGVLPLALSIYRTGAYLGPTLSFLVATPIINPAAIIMAFAMLGKEIAIIYVICGVSIPIIIGILGNLFGGEELISKEVLKLQNMNIEIPENNYIDKTKWYKKLYYGIIWGFNTLGIEISRFILVGTFLGTLLIIVIPQSFVMQYLSNPKFVSIVGITAIGCIMYVCALGHIPFIAALISAGASPGIAITFLITGVATNISELISIYKLIGKRSLLIYILSMLFFGISIGYITNILLFDNFTPIFNLSNAKRQIEIANNINIIFPVWFKNICAFAVLFMGIYSWFIVVKNKLKSIRGNI, encoded by the coding sequence ATGGTTATGCATTTTTTATATGTATTTTGGGACTTTCTTGTTATAAGTTCAGAGTGGATAATAATCAGTTTAATTTTATCGGGAATAATACATGCCTTCATAAAGCCTCAAAAACTTCAAAAGCAAATAGGAAATAAAAAAATATCGTCTATTATAAAAACTACGATATCGGGCTGTTTATTGCCTATATGCAGTTGCGGAGTTCTTCCTCTTGCTTTAAGTATATATAGAACGGGAGCATATTTGGGACCTACTTTATCATTTCTTGTGGCGACTCCTATAATAAATCCAGCGGCTATAATAATGGCTTTCGCTATGCTTGGCAAGGAAATTGCAATTATATATGTTATATGCGGAGTATCGATTCCAATAATAATAGGAATACTAGGAAATTTATTTGGCGGAGAGGAGTTAATATCGAAAGAAGTTTTGAAATTGCAAAATATGAATATCGAAATACCAGAAAATAATTATATTGATAAAACCAAATGGTATAAAAAGTTATATTATGGCATTATTTGGGGATTTAATACGCTTGGTATAGAAATAAGCAGGTTTATATTGGTAGGAACTTTTTTAGGAACATTATTAATAATTGTAATACCTCAATCTTTTGTAATGCAATATTTAAGCAATCCAAAATTTGTGTCTATTGTAGGAATAACAGCCATAGGATGTATAATGTATGTATGCGCGTTAGGACATATTCCTTTTATAGCGGCTTTAATATCTGCTGGAGCTTCGCCTGGCATAGCAATAACATTTTTAATAACGGGAGTTGCAACGAATATATCGGAATTGATTAGCATATATAAACTTATAGGCAAGAGAAGTTTATTGATATATATTTTATCTATGCTTTTCTTTGGAATATCTATAGGATATATAACGAATATTTTATTATTTGACAATTTTACTCCAATATTTAATTTGTCAAACGCAAAAAGACAAATAGAGATAGCTAATAATATAAATATAATTTTTCCCGTATGGTTTAAAAATATATGCGCCTTTGCCGTTTTATTTATGGGTATTTATTCTTGGTTTATAGTTGTAAAGAATAAATTAAAAAGTATTAGAGGAAATATATAA
- a CDS encoding ABC transporter permease, which produces MIKKAVFKKIILRCYIAFIFLFLYVPIAVLIFFSFNKARGRGIWTGFTLEWYKRLFSNELILQSFVNTIIVALISSIIATILGTMAAIGIGNFNKKMKSAIMGITYISIINPEIVTGVSLMLLFVIMKLKFGFTTLILAHITFNTPYVILNVLPKLRQQDNSLYEAALDLGCPPFLAFWKVVIPDILPGIIAGFLMALTYSLDDFIISYFTTGITSQTLPITIFSMTRKRISPEINAISTVIFVIVLVSLVVMNLKEIKKEKYLIQLKRKLNKN; this is translated from the coding sequence ATGATAAAAAAAGCCGTTTTCAAAAAAATTATTTTAAGATGCTATATAGCTTTTATATTTTTGTTTTTATATGTTCCTATTGCGGTTCTTATTTTCTTTTCTTTTAATAAAGCTAGAGGAAGAGGAATTTGGACGGGATTTACTTTAGAATGGTATAAAAGATTATTTTCAAACGAACTTATATTGCAGTCATTTGTTAATACTATAATAGTCGCTTTAATTTCTTCGATAATAGCCACGATACTTGGAACAATGGCGGCGATTGGAATTGGAAATTTCAATAAAAAAATGAAAAGCGCGATTATGGGAATAACTTATATATCGATAATAAATCCCGAAATTGTTACGGGAGTTTCTTTAATGCTTTTATTCGTTATAATGAAATTGAAATTCGGCTTTACTACTTTAATACTCGCTCATATAACTTTTAATACGCCTTATGTAATATTAAATGTTTTGCCTAAATTAAGACAACAAGATAACAGTTTATACGAAGCGGCTTTAGATTTAGGATGTCCTCCGTTTTTAGCTTTTTGGAAAGTCGTTATACCCGATATATTGCCTGGAATAATCGCTGGTTTTCTTATGGCTTTAACTTATTCTTTGGACGACTTTATTATAAGCTATTTTACTACGGGAATAACATCTCAAACTTTGCCGATTACAATTTTTTCTATGACAAGAAAGAGAATAAGTCCCGAAATTAACGCCATTTCTACAGTAATATTCGTTATAGTTCTTGTAAGTCTTGTTGTAATGAATTTAAAAGAGATTAAAAAAGAAAAATATTTAATTCAATTAAAAAGAAAATTAAATAAAAATTAA
- a CDS encoding ABC transporter permease yields the protein MKEKIPAMPYLIWTLIFTLIPLILVIYFAFTNQSGEFTVNNFASVSAFAPVIMRSIILALISTLICLILAYPLSYYISRQSKTIQHALIMLIMLPMWMNFLLRTYAWMSILEQNGLINKALIFMGLSPVKLINTQWAVLIGMIYNYLPFMILPLYSVMTKIHKSLIEASQDLGANSFNVFYKVVFPLSLPGMAAGITMVFVAAVSTFVISRMLGGGSNILIGDLIEMQFLGMSYNPNLGSAISLVLIVISLCAIMLMQQIDDNDEEIKDMLL from the coding sequence ATGAAAGAAAAAATTCCCGCTATGCCTTATTTAATTTGGACTTTAATTTTTACTTTAATTCCTCTTATTTTGGTTATATATTTTGCGTTTACTAATCAAAGCGGAGAGTTTACCGTAAATAATTTTGCAAGCGTTTCGGCTTTCGCTCCCGTTATAATGCGTTCGATTATACTCGCTTTAATATCAACTTTAATATGTTTGATTTTAGCCTATCCTTTATCTTATTATATTTCAAGGCAAAGTAAAACTATTCAACATGCGCTTATAATGTTGATAATGCTTCCTATGTGGATGAATTTTCTTTTAAGAACTTACGCTTGGATGAGCATTTTAGAACAAAACGGACTTATAAATAAAGCGCTTATTTTCATGGGATTATCTCCCGTGAAACTTATAAACACTCAATGGGCTGTTTTAATAGGAATGATTTATAATTATCTTCCGTTTATGATTCTCCCTCTTTATTCTGTAATGACTAAAATACATAAAAGTTTAATAGAAGCATCGCAAGATTTGGGAGCTAATTCTTTTAATGTATTTTATAAAGTGGTTTTTCCTTTAAGTTTGCCTGGTATGGCGGCTGGAATTACAATGGTATTTGTGGCGGCGGTAAGCACTTTCGTAATTTCAAGAATGCTTGGAGGCGGTTCAAATATATTAATAGGCGATTTAATAGAGATGCAATTTTTAGGAATGTCTTATAATCCGAATTTGGGTTCGGCAATAAGTTTGGTGTTAATCGTTATATCTTTATGTGCGATTATGCTTATGCAACAGATAGACGATAACGATGAAGAAATTAAGGATATGCTATTATGA
- the pncB gene encoding nicotinate phosphoribosyltransferase, producing MKPIIISLLDTDLYKFTMQQCALRQFSNVWVRYVFKSRNILNWTYEMHEELLNQIKNFCSIHFNKEELDYLSSLRFIKRDYIEFLKLYKPLEEHIKALFNNNKLTVEIEGPWYQTILWEIPILSMISEIYYYYSVIKNNKKETVYKQGEKNLKEKIENELIPMHEENKGFKFSEFGTRRRFSFNWQDKVIDILKKKIPKSCFVGTSNVYFAKKYDILAVGTNAHEYYQVGQALDKVRLAESQKFMLQSWVNEYRGDLGIALSDTLGTDKFLRDFDLYFAKLYDGIRHDSGDPIKWGYKVLNHYEKLRINPMTKTLLFSDSLDFERAYKIYKEFKDKTNVTFGIGTFIMNDFKPIAKPLNIVMKLQSVNGKPVAKLSDDNGKTICEDKEFLHYLKIVSQE from the coding sequence ATGAAACCTATAATAATTAGTTTACTCGACACAGATTTATATAAATTCACTATGCAACAATGCGCTTTAAGACAATTTTCAAATGTTTGGGTTCGTTATGTTTTCAAAAGTAGAAATATTTTAAATTGGACTTATGAAATGCATGAAGAATTATTAAATCAAATAAAAAATTTCTGCTCGATACATTTTAATAAAGAAGAATTAGATTATTTATCTTCGTTAAGATTTATAAAAAGAGATTATATAGAATTTTTAAAATTATATAAACCTTTAGAAGAACATATAAAAGCTTTATTCAATAATAATAAACTCACAGTTGAAATTGAAGGACCTTGGTATCAAACTATATTATGGGAAATACCAATATTATCTATGATAAGCGAAATATATTATTATTATTCGGTTATAAAAAATAATAAAAAAGAAACGGTTTATAAACAGGGGGAGAAAAATTTAAAAGAAAAAATTGAAAACGAATTAATACCAATGCATGAAGAAAATAAAGGTTTTAAATTTTCGGAGTTTGGAACAAGAAGAAGATTTTCTTTTAATTGGCAAGATAAAGTTATTGACATTCTAAAAAAGAAAATTCCAAAATCATGTTTTGTCGGCACAAGCAATGTTTATTTTGCAAAAAAATACGATATACTCGCGGTTGGCACTAACGCTCATGAATATTATCAAGTCGGGCAGGCTTTGGATAAAGTGAGACTTGCAGAAAGTCAAAAATTTATGCTTCAATCTTGGGTTAATGAATACAGAGGAGATTTGGGAATAGCGTTATCCGACACTTTGGGAACGGATAAATTTTTAAGAGATTTCGATTTATATTTTGCAAAACTCTACGATGGAATAAGGCATGATTCAGGCGACCCTATAAAATGGGGTTATAAGGTTTTAAATCATTACGAAAAGTTAAGAATTAATCCTATGACAAAAACTTTATTATTCAGCGATAGTTTAGATTTTGAAAGAGCTTATAAAATATATAAAGAGTTTAAAGATAAAACAAATGTAACTTTTGGAATAGGAACTTTTATTATGAACGATTTTAAGCCGATTGCAAAACCGCTCAATATAGTAATGAAACTTCAAAGCGTTAACGGTAAGCCTGTTGCAAAATTATCGGACGACAATGGAAAAACTATTTGCGAAGATAAAGAATTTTTGCATTATTTAAAAATCGTTTCGCAGGAATAA